In Papaver somniferum cultivar HN1 unplaced genomic scaffold, ASM357369v1 unplaced-scaffold_123, whole genome shotgun sequence, the genomic stretch atacgtaTATGTATACATATATGTGTCAGTTTCTAGAGATTGTATTCGAATAAGAGATATTTTTTTTAACGTTTGTAAGTTTCTAGAGTAAAGCTGAATAAAACTCCAAACCCCAAAGTTTATTAATGCGGGTCTTATTTTGGAACATTAATGGAGTTGCCCGTGATGCAGCTCAAGATAAACTTAAGGAGTTAATAAGAGAGTTTAAACCAGAACGTTTTTGCCTGGCTGAACCTAAGGTGCACTGCTCAGTAGCGTTTGGTAATATACTTCAAAGGGAAGGTTTTTCTCCTCATGTTATTCATAATGCTTCTTCTTCTAGTATTGCTAATGTTTGGGTTTGTTATTCGAATACTATAAGTCCTTCAATAGTTAATGTCAATAAGCAGGCCATTACTCTTGAGGTTGACCGGGTTCAtgtttcttttgttcatgctagctaTATTCAAGTTACCAGGAGAAGACTTtggcaacaacttagtattcatGATGACTCTACTTTTTGTTTAGTCATCGGTGATTTCAATTGTATCCTTCGTCTTGATGATAAAAGGGGTGGTCTTGAGCCAAGAACTTCTgctattaatgagttttcagatTGGTTGGATGACAACAGTCTTTTTGAAGCTGATGCTTTGGGTACTAAATTCACTTGGACAAATAGACAATCGGGTACTGATAGGATTATTAGTAAACTTGATCGTGATGTTATTAATGCAGCATGGCTTGCAaagtttgagaattggcggtgtaaatctcttcctagggaagtttctgaccattctacTCTTTTGGGTTTGAAGCTCTTCCAAAAAGAGCTTCTATTCGCATTCAAAAAATGTGGTTCTTGCATACTGATTTTCTTCGTATGTTTAGTGAAAGTTGGAATATGCCATTTCATGGCTCTCTTGACTTCATATTTACTTATAAACTCAAGAGTCTAAAGGGGGTGATCAAGGAATGGAATCTTGCGATTTTTGGTAATTTTCATTCTCGGTTGAAGCAAGATCAACTGAGGTTTGAATCTGCGGCTCTTTGCTCGGATGAGGATCCTAATGATGCTACCAAACTTAATCTTATGAAGGATGTTATGTCTAGGATTAGTGAGACTCGGATTCAACATAACACTATGCTTAAACAAAAATCAAGGAATCAATGGCTTGTGGAGGGTTCAAGCAATACTACTTTCTTCCATAATAGTATTCGCATTCGTAGGACTTCTAATACTATTTCTGAATTAGTAGATAGTAATGGCCATACTATCTCTGATTATGATCAGTTGCGTGACCATGTGGTGCAGTtctatgaagaagaatttaatgGCCATGAGTCTAAATATGATGCCAGTTTATTTGATTATGAACATGTTGGTATCTCAGAGGAAGAAAGTTTTTCCATGGACAGAATTCCTACTCCTGACGAGATTAAACAAGCAGTTTTTGATCTTGTAGCTGATAGTGCTCCAGGGCCGGATGGTTTTTCTGGTTGTTTCTATCGTCATTGCTGGGATATTATTCAAGATGATTTGATTAAGTCTATTATTTTTTATTGGAATATTGATCATAGTACAAATAGGGTGAATTCAAGTCTTATCATTTTGCTTCCAAAGGTAAGAGGTGCAAATACTCTTCGTAATTTTCgacctattggtcttagtaattttttcttcaaatttttactaagatcctTACTACTAGACTTGGTAGTGTTTTGGATAATCTTGTTTCTGAGGAAAAGGTAGCCTTCATGAAGGGTCGAAATATCCATGAAAACATTAGTTTGGCTTATGAAATGGTTAATGAACTTTACATCAAGCGTAAGGATGGCAACATTGGCCTTAAGCTTGATATTTCCCAGGCTTTTGACACGGTAAGTTGGTCTTTTGTGTTGGAAGTTTTTCGgagatatggtttttctgaacATTGGTGCTATTGGATTCTTAACATTTTGAATTATGCTAGAATCTCTATTCTTTTAAATGGTAGTCTGGAGGGTTATTTCAAAATTAATTGAGGTTTGCGTCAAGGAGACCGTCTTTCTCCTTTAATTTTTGTcttgattgaagatgttcttagcaGAAATATTACGAAGCTTTTTCATGAAAATAAGATGTCTCATATGGTAACTAGAGGTGGTATCTCTCCTACTCATCTcttttttgctgatgaaattatgattttttgtaaggGAAACCTTAAGAGCCTCAACAATCTAGTGGATTTGTTGGGTAAGTAAGAGCAAGATTTATTATAGTGGTGGTTCTTTAAGTAGAATGAATTATCTTGCTAACCATTTGGGTATGAGTGTAGCCACTTTTCCTGATCGTTACTTGGGAATTCAAATTATCCAGGGCAGTGTTCGTTATCATCACATTTCGGGTGTAGTGGAGATGATCAATTCGCAACTTGCTGGTTGGAAAGGTTTTTTGTTATCTTTCCATGATCGTTTGGTGTTTGTCAAGTCCGTTATTGCTAGCTATTCTATTCATAATATGGCTATTTATAAATGGCCACGTAAATTCATTTTACAGTGTGAAAGAGCAATTAGGAATTTTATTTGGTCGGGGGATTCTAATGTTAGTCGTGCTGTGGTTGTAGCTTATGATAAAGTTTGTTGTCCTTTTGAGGAAGGGTTTTTGGGATTAACTCGTATGGCTACAATTAACGATGCCATGCTTATGAAACTTTGGTGGAAAATTCGTTCTTCTAAGAAATAGTGGGCAGGCTTTCTCCATGCTAAATTCTTTGGTATAAATGGGTGTATCAAGGTGAATGGTTTGAAGTCTTCTATTCTTCCGGTTATTATAAGAGTGTACAAGATTGTGGAATCTAACACTAAAGTTTTGCTGGGTGATGGTAGAGATACTTCTCTCTATTATGACGCTTGGTTTTCAAATATGAGTATTGCTGCAATCCTTAATGACTATACCCT encodes the following:
- the LOC113331059 gene encoding uncharacterized protein LOC113331059; the encoded protein is MRVLFWNINGVARDAAQDKLKELIREFKPERFCLAEPKVHCSVAFGNILQREGFSPHVIHNASSSSIANVWVCYSNTISPSIVNVNKQAITLEVDRVHVSFVHASYIQVTRRRLWQQLSIHDDSTFCLVIGDFNCILRLDDKRGGLEPRTSAINEFSDWLDDNSLFEADALGTKFTWTNRQSGTDRIISKLDRDVINAAWLAKFENWRSLPKRASIRIQKMWFLHTDFLRMFSESWNMPFHGSLDFIFTYKLKSLKGVIKEWNLAIFGNFHSRLKQDQLRFESAALCSDEDPNDATKLNLMKDVMSRISETRIQHNTMLKQKSRNQWLVEGSSNTTFFHNSIRIRRTSNTISELVDSNGHTISDYDQLRDHVVQFYEEEFNGHESKYDASLFDYEHVGISEEESFSMDRIPTPDEIKQAVFDLVADSAPGPDGFSGCFYRHCWDIIQDDLIKSIIFYWNIDHSTNRVNSSLIILLPKILTTRLGSVLDNLVSEEKVAFMKGRNIHENISLAYEMVNELYIKRKDGNIGLKLDISQAFDTGNLKSLNNLVDLLATFPDRYLGIQIIQGSVRYHHISGVVEMINSQLAGWKGFLLSFHDRLVFVKSVIASYSIHNMAIYKWPRKFILQCERAIRNFIWSGDSNVSRAVVVAYDKVNGLKSSILPVIIRVYKIVESNTKVLLGDGRDTSLYYDAWFSNMSIAAILNDYTLDRNVLVSTILVDGHWNIHVEHLDRMTAAGLEVNLLPTPMVGEDLRIWMLDYKGAFTVSSAKELIRQKYPKFEGASIFWRKEIHPTLATQNWKFLRNACATLKKRASFLSVNSCIIVTTVSEIINRWGGFTITLEDVVVLLNLPFTSNLLRELSAEEIVIDVLQASGHFLKSFEIPFAINMGKDEKLPVGNLFLGSLFPI